A portion of the Coturnix japonica isolate 7356 chromosome 4, Coturnix japonica 2.1, whole genome shotgun sequence genome contains these proteins:
- the SHROOM3 gene encoding protein Shroom3 isoform X3, which translates to MCLGMTRESSITHRGRYIYLEALLQGGAPWGFTLKGGLENGEPLIISKIEEGGKADSLPSKLQAGDEVVNINEVQLSSSRSEAISLVKGSYKKLKLVVRRDTYAAKGCTDPCPCLLGPDRVTTDFQPSKPTWPGGVKLRLKNRRSEAPGRPHSWHSTKLSENQPEPSMMQISQGMLGTPWLQSYHSSSSTSDLSGYEHGYLRRSPDQYSSQGSMESLDHSSPGYHPCHLSPAKSTNSIDQLSHLHSKRDSAYSSFSTNSSIPEYAASPFSKEHSCSTDSMHSRSSLPEGMKQADIRYVKTVYDSQRRISEEYEVKSSALLPSSEARASLDGRSHGRLHNFSRNSTAPSWVQPGQGCSDSESKPHKGPPLPPTRSDSYAAIRHHERPSSCSGLDLNKPSRSQMKGSWSPLVSPLSQGPLLKTHFGEGQLHTVVEKSPESSPTMKPKQSYSQPGQPLLPTGVYPVPSPEPHYAQVPQPSASNNGTLFPALAKESGYSPSLPVSYDKGAASSTLDFDENGNQSTTNRSAVFYEPSVVERKHDAAAKLVQQKPHNTAGPEIYLSMSRKEEVLPSHKAAHSNRDTASPAQASKHSFQAPQIQPRDASERKNPYQSREDWEDESQADKNGNVQINERGAATHFQWGHNKSRQYSFSSLQNIPESSRRQSSSEPLENYSSAKLSYLKNSSKEERDHGGQRSNADPQAFVNQDEGKSMAPFHAVEPKYEEIPLQHPKTSDLGRSRLSSSSTQGVLYGKPDPSKSRCSVLEKVSKFEKREQNTHRPQSAGTPSFGQHYGLSRVSQPSNTKSSPNSPEDTRSKLSTLLPSEMNRVSSPSVRNGKLEEADWRCVELQMAASAKQARCNEYYGPCPESEAQIRVAQLPRSKSTFQLGGEPEKEVLWKDNIQDTHGSQLDTPFNRAYRNSIKDAQSRVLRATSFRRISPPFANMPKRAIQRPASAHVGMRSMAASPHTPKERHSVTPTEGSLSALDYSRTPHILRIGGRKRLTAEQKKRSYSEPEKMNEVGISDGEPSPFSFQKKGLHFVFPENTVADRRKIFERDGKASSTVNLSKPELKQLQQNALADYIERKMGKRPSSQDIGLLRERSHSSYLQAGGQDSQSLSSASSMNSLQDQNLFRRRESIERVARTGRVSSTLPPGLTGCFDASVEEQKKGHRDSTIMSRLKTDRCRDYRAKMELTKGTQTDPLCPQGQPCYGKKERSSEAPRKSGKSVSVEDLLDRYDNQQRNACVPVHTRSRSSPTADKKHQDLLRKESSEFGAMVRDPFYVISAGARSFSKQERRHSEKMTFTSYYPHPRHISEIGTGSSTPTENHKVSELSRQESRSSAFVPSPTEARSHYPEQKQGFKSTFLIPPAFSQSSPSTAAQTPSDLQAAGDGQALRQHHAKQDAFAPGGSSTTQAQSVDAVQDRSLEAPAEEVACRRKAGLLQRSLPPRVMWAHSVKDNSLPHSMVPPPAEGPKFSQRWQSLPTQSSTSSDPETPSPQVTTHLRISESCLQLTPPPLLQDDEDDEVFIMPSQPAVTAPAFSPPLPPHPLPEQGSCTSVNGTEEFPPPPPPTALEEYGAAGDKSTRLTEDKVSSFKSFSKALAKREITGLGTNISENNWSFSPSLSKRTNSSPAVDKQHRSATSSERPQSSNGEPVTQSEGNNREPADITRDSENGSADPGTLNTCPPVKTKKKSPEDIKSEALAKEIVHKDKSLADILDPDSKMKTTMDLMEGLFPSGTSFLKENNMKRKMTQKKASRPVAEDNMKEEKEAPVTLVTCPAYYNVSAPKAELLNKIKDLPEEVGEEEDLLDINEKKAELIGSLTHKLEVLKEAKEGLLADIKMNNALGEEVELLISELCKPNEFDKYKMFIGDLDKVVNLLLSLSGRLARVENVLSSLGENANSEERSSLNEKRKLLAGQHEDARELKENLDRRERVVLEILGNYFSEEQLQDYQHFVKMKSALLIEQRELDDKIKLGQEQLKCLMESLPTDFTPRDATAAAALAAALATSAGVNGKTLPAVSSSL; encoded by the exons GGACACATATGCTGCGAAGGGATGCACCGACCCATGTCCCTGCCTGCTCGGTCCAGACCGTGTGACCACTGACTTCCAGCCCAGCAAACCTACGTGGCCAGGAGGAGTTAAGTTAAGGCTGAAGAACAG GCGGAGTGAAGCTCCGGGCCGACCTCACTCCTGGCATTCAACCAAACTTTCAGAGAACCAACCCGAACCCAGCATGATGCAAATATCTCAGGGTATGCTTGGCACCCCTTGGCTTCAGTCCTACCACTCCAG CTCCTCAACCAGCGATCTCTCTGGTTATGAGCATGGCTATCTGAGGAGAAGCCCTGACCAGTACAGTTCCCAGGGCAGCATGGAAAGCTTGGACCACTCCTCCCCTGGCTACCATCCTTGTCACCTGTCCCCAGCCAAATCCACCAACAGCATCGACCAGCTCTCCCACCTGCACAGCAAGAGAGATTCAGCCTACAGCTCCTTCTCTACCAACTCCAGCATTCCTGAGTACGCTGCTTCGCCATTCAGCAAGGAGCACTCCTGCTCCACAGACAGCATGCACTCCCGCAGCAGCCTACCGGAAGGCATGAAGCAAGCTGATATCAGGTATGTTAAGACAGTCTATGATTCCCAGCGAAGGATTTCTGAGGAGTACGAGGTGAAgtcctctgctttgcttccaaGCAGTGAGGCCCGGGCATCACTGGATGGTCGCAGCCATGGCAGGCTCCACAACTTCAGCCGGAACAGCACGGCTCCCTCTTGGGTGCAGCCAGGCCAGGGCTGCTCAGACAGCGAAAGCAAACCCCACAAAGGACCTCCCTTGCCTCCCACTCGCAGCGACAGCTACGCAGCCATCAGGCATCACGAGAGACCCAGCTCATGTTCTGGCCTTGATCTGAACAAGCCTAGCCGAAGCCAGATGAAAGGGTCCTGGTCTCCTCTTGTCAGTCCCCTCTCCCAGGGACCTCTGCTGAAGACCCACTTTGGGGAAGGGCAGCTGCACACAGTGGTGGAAAAGAGCCCAGAGAGCAGCCCCACAATGAAGCCCAAGCAGAGCTATTCCCAGCCagggcagcccctgctgcctACCGGGGTCTACCCAGTTCCTTCTCCAGAGCCACACTATGCCCAGGTACCCCAGCCTTCTGCAAGCAATAATGGAACTCTTTTTCCAGCTCTGGCCAAAGAAAGTGGCTACTCTCCATCTCTTCCAGTCTCATATGACAAaggtgcagccagcagcaccctgGACTTTGATGAGAATGGAAACCAAAGTACTACAAACAGATCAGCTGTTTTCTACGAGCCCTCAGTTGTTGAGAGGAAGCACGATGCCGCAGCAAAACTTGTCCAGCAAAAACCTCATAACACAGCAGGTCCAGAAATCTACTTAAGCATGTCAAGGAAGGAGGAGGTGTTACCCTCtcacaaagcagcacacagtAACCGGGATACTGCAAGTCCTGCACAGGCCTCTAAACACAGCTTTCAAGCCCCACAGATCCAGCCAAGAGATGCGAGTGAGAGAAAAAACCCCTACCAGTCCAGAGAGGACTGGGAAGATGAATCCCAGGCAGACAAAAATGGCAACGTGCAGATAAATGAGAGAGGTGCTGCCACTCACTTCCAGTGGGGTCACAACAAATCTAGGCAGTATAGCTTCTCTTCTTTGCAGAACATCCCTGAGAGCTCCAGGAGgcaaagcagctctgagccATTAGAAAATTATTCCAGTGCCAAGCTGTCCTacttgaaaaacagcagcaaggaggagAGGGATCACGGGGGGCAACGGAGCAATGCAGACCCACAGGCCTTTGTGAACCAGGATGAGGGCAAGAGCATGGCCCCGTTCCATGCTGTTGAGCCAAAATACGAGGAAATCCCTTTGCAGCACCCAAAGACCTCTGATCTTGGGAGAAGCCGGCTCAGCTCTAGCAGCACCCAAGGTGTTCTTTATGGCAAACCAGATCCCAGCAAGTCTCGCTGCTCTGTGCTAGAGAAGGTCAGCAAGTTTGAGAAGCGAGAGCAGAACACTCACCGGCCCCAGAGTGCTGGCACTCCCAGCTTTGGCCAGCACTATGGGCTCAGCAGGGTGAGCCAGCCCTCCAACACCAAGAGCTCTCCAAACAGCCCGGAGGACACGAGGAGCAAACTCAGCACCCTGCTGCCCAGTGAGATGAACAGGGTCTCCAGCCCCTCTGTCAGGAATGGGAAGTTGGAAGAGGCTGATTGGCGCTGTGTGGAGCTGCAGATGGCAGCTTCAGCAAAGCAGGCAAGATGCAATGAGTACTATGGCCCCTGTCCTGAAAGCGAAGCACAAATAAGGGTGGCTCAGCTGCCAAGGAGCAAAAGTACATTCCAGCTGGGAGGGGAGCCTGAGAAAGAAGTCCTCTGGAAGGACAACATCCAGGACACCCATGGGTCACAGCTGGACACACCATTCAACAGGGCCTACAGGAACAGCATTAAAGATGCACAGTCCCGAGTGCTGAGGGCCACCTCCTTCCGGCGCATCAGCCCCCCGTTTGCCAATATGCCCAAGAGGGCGATCCAGAGGCCTGCCTCGGCTCATGTGGGTATGAGGAGCATGGCAGCGTCTCCCCACACCCCAAAGGAGAGACACAGCGTCACGCCAACGGAAGGCAGCCTCTCTGCCCTGGACTACTCCAGGACACCGCACATCTTGCGCATCGGGGGCCGAAAGCGGctgacagcagaacagaagaagCGGTCTTACTCAGAGCCAGAGAAGATGAACGAGGTGGGCATCTCTGATGGGGAGCCATCACCTTTCTCCTTCCAGAAGAAAGGCCTCCATTTTGTCTTCCCAGAGAACACGGTGGCTGATAGGCGTAAGATCTTTGAAAGGGATGGCAAAGCTTCTTCCACAGTCAACCTCTCTAAGCCAGAGCTCAAGCAACTCCAGCAGAATGCCCTCGCCGACTACATCGAGCGCAAAATGGGCAAACGACCATCCTCGCAGGACattgggctgctcagggagcgATCCCACAGCTCCTACCTGCAAGCAGGTGGCCAGGACAGCCAGAGCCTTTCCTCTGCCTCCAGCATGAATTCTCTCCAGGATCAGAACCTCTTCCGCCGGAGAGAGTCCATTGAGCGGGTAGCCAGGACAGGGCGGGTGTCTTCCACCCTTCCTCCTGGGCTGACAGGCTGCTTTGATGCGAGTgtggaggagcagaagaaaggacACCGGGACAGCACAATCATGAGCAGACTGAAAACAGACAGGTGTCGGGATTACAGAGCCAAAATGGAGCTCACCAAAGGCACGCAGACAGATCCTCTGTGCCCACAGGGCCAACCTTGTTAtgggaagaaggagaggagctCTGAAGCACCCAGGAAATCTGGGAAATCAGTGTCTGTGGAAGACTTGCTTGATAGATATGACAATCAGCAAAGGAATGCATGTGTCCCTGTGCACACACGTTCCAGATCGTCCCCCACAGCGGATAAAAAACACCAG GACctgctgagaaaagaaagcagtgaatttGGTGCCATGGTGAGAGATCCTTTCTATGTAATCAGCGCAGGAGCCAG GTCTTTCagcaagcaagaaagaagacactcagaaaaaatgacatttacaAGTTATTATCCCCATCCACGCCACATCAGTGAGATTGGCACTGGGTCCTCCACACCGACGGAGAACCATAAGGTCTCAGAACTTTCCAGACAAGAGAGCAGGAGTTCTGCATTTGTTCCGTCTCCAACAGAGGCAAGGAGTCACTATCCTGAGCAAAAACAAGGCTTTAAATCCACGTTCCTCATTCCTCCTGCATTTAGCCAGTCCTCCCCTAGTACAGCCGCCCAGACTCCCTCTGACTTGCAGGCCGCAGGTGATGGCCAGGCTCTGAGGCAGCACCATGCCAAACAAGATGCTTTTGCTCCAGGGGGCAGCAGTACTACTCAGGCACAGTCTGTGGATGCCGTTCAGGATAGGTCCCTCGAGGCTCCTGCAGAGGAGGTCGCgtgcaggaggaaagcagggctgctgcaaAGATCCCTCCCACCCAGAGTGATGTGGGCTCACTCAGTCAAAGACAACAGCTTGCCACATAGCATGGTGCCTCCTCCAGCAGAAGGGCCAAAGTTCTCTCAGAGGTGGCAGTCCCTTCCgacacagagcagcacttccTCTGACCCAGAGACTCCTTCTCCCCAGGTGACAACTCACCTCCGGATCTCAGAGTCGTGCCTGCAGCTCACGCCTCCGCCATTGCTGCAGGATGATGAAGACGATGAGGTGTTCATCATGCCTTCCCAGcctgctgtcactgctccaGCCTTCTCACCCCCACTGCCACCCCATCCTCTTCCTGAGCAGGGCTCTTGCACTTCTGTGAATGGCACGGAGGAAttcccacctcctcccccaCCAACTGCACTTGAGGAATATGGGGCAGCTGGCGACAAATCCACCAGGCTCACAGAGGACAAAGTGAG cagcttcaaaagcttttccaaaGCCCTGGCCAAGAGGGAGATAACAGGGTTGGGCACGAATATCAGTGAAAATAATTGGTCCTTCTCACCATCTTTATCAAAGAGGACTAATTCTTCACCTGCTGTGGATAAGCAGCACCGATCAGCTACTTCTTCTGAAAGGCCTCAGAGCTCTAATGGAGAACCCGTGACTCAATCTGAGGGCAACAACAGAGAACCAGCAGATATCACCAGAGACTCAGAAAATGGCAGTGCAGACCCTGGGACACTCAACACATGTCCtccagtgaaaacaaagaaaaaaagcccagagGATATTAAGTCAGAGGCTTTAGCAAAAGAGATTGTCCATAAAGACAAGTCTCTGGCTGACATCCTGGATCCTGACTCCAAAATGAAGACAACCATGGACTTAATGGAAGGGCTTTTCCCCAGTGGAACCAGCTTCCTGAAGGAGAACAACATGAAAAGGAAGATGACACAGAAGAAAGCTAGCAGGCCAGTAGCAGAAGATAACAT gaaagaagaaaaggaagcacCTGTAACTCTGGTCACCTGCCCTGCTTATTATAATGTTTCAGCACCCAAAGCAGAACTACTGAATAAAATCAAAGACTTGCCAGAAGAAGTAGGGGAGGAGGAAGACCTGCTGGACATCAACGAGAAGAAG GCTGAGCTCATCGGGAGCTTGACCCACAAACTGGAAGTCCTGAAGGAAGCAAAGGAAGGCTTACTTGCAGACATCAAAATGAATAATGCTCTTGGAGAGGAGGTGGAGCTGTTGATCAGCGAGCTATGCAAACCAAACGAGTTTGACAAATACAAGATGTTCATCGGCGATTTGGATAAGGTGGTGAacctcttgctttctctctcagGACGCCTGGCCCGGGTAGAGAATGTTCTCAGTAGCCTAGGAGAAAATGCCAACAGTGAAGAGCGG AGCTCTCTGAATGAGAAGAGGAAACTGCTGGCTGGCCAGCATGAAGATGCCCGGGAACTGAAGGAAAACCTTGACCGTCGAGAACGGGTGGTTTTGGAGATCCTGGGCAACTACTTCTCTGAGGAACAGCTCCAGGACTATCAGCACTTTGTAAAGATGAAGTCTGCGCTCCTCATAGAGCAGCGAGAGCTAGATGATAAAATCAAACTGGGTCAGGAGCAGCTCAAGTGCCTGATGGAAAGCCTCCCCACAGACTTCACGCCCAGGgatgcaacagcagcagctgccctcGCTGCAGCACTTGCTACCTCTGCTGGAGTCAATGGTAAAACACTTCCAGCAGTCTCATCCTCGCTCTAA